The Anopheles moucheti chromosome 3, idAnoMoucSN_F20_07, whole genome shotgun sequence genome contains the following window.
AGGTAATCtgcgtttttttgcaaaattcccTCGAATTCGGCACACTGACTCGCGTAACTCTAGCGGTAGCGTAGGTCAAGCTTGTGCCCTTTATTATTACATACGGCCGTGCACGAGATGGTGAACGAGACCGAGATGGATCCGGCAAATTTTCCCCATCTTCTGGGTGAACGTAGGAAAAAGCATGTTGCATGCAACCTTGAACGAGATACGTGTCCCCAAAGTTCGTTTATCTCGACGGTGGCAACCATCCAGCTGCTGGATGGGCACCcctattgtttgtttggtctctttctgtgtgtgttttaatgttttttttttcgttggctaTCCACTTTGCAACTCGCCGTCTGCTTTTTGGTGTGATACGCGTTTTAACATTCATTTTCTCGATCCTTCCCTTTAGCGCCCTGCGCTGGTTTGGGGGAGATTTCTGTTCGGGTTATAAACAATAGTTATGTAATTGCCTGATTGGGTATCCCACGTGACGGTGTGGAGCGATTTTTGGATGAATTCAAGATTATGGATCATGATTTAGTAATCTTACTATCGCTTTTAGTAACATTTAACTAATTGTTCTTTATTGTTACTTTATGGTGAATCGTAATATGAATTGTCATAAGAAGGTGCTTTTTTCCCTCACTTCATTACGATCTTTACAAAGAACCGATCGTAcgatcaattcaattcaagGACCCCTGCAGCACCGAACACTTGTGTGGAAAGTAGATCTGTTCAATCTCATAGGATCCCTAACAGTCACTGCACACTACTCCATCGCCACTTAGTAGACAAGCAGTGGACTCGTAATTACACTTGACCATTAAGTACTTCCATTTCCACCCGTTTCGAGAGGGCGATTTCAATCGTTGCAGCAATCGACTACTACTCGATTGTTCTTTTCGGTTGCAATaaactttattaaaaattGAGCGAATTGAGTTGATGGATATTTTTGTCATAAAActcggcagcaacagcagctccAACTCTGCAGCGCGAATCTAATTGCTTTACAGCCCTAGCTACGTCCCGTGCGGCACAGGCTCTCTCTAAATTTGCACCGGCACACGGCCCGGAATGGATTTATTAGCTGCTGCTTACAAAGAGGGCGTCAAAATGGAACGGGGGTTGGGTATCGATTGGACACACTGCCTAGATGGCGTGTTCGTTGGTGGCAGCGTTGTAATGAAAGTGAAGCTGGTACACTGAATCGGTTGTGCAAGATGCATGCCGAATTGTTTACAATTGTGTTTACATCGGTGCCACCAACACCGGTGGTTGCACTTGGTGGGAAATGTTATTCAACTTCAGTTCTAGTTCCTCTTGGGCCGTTGTCGAATGCttaagaaaatattaaacactGAAAAGGAGGTGAGACTTTGGATGTAAAACAGGAAATTaaaaagatgatgatgatgaagaatcATCAAGCTTCGAACCAAGACGCAACTCCAATTTAAAACCTCCTATTATGTGCAGGGAAGTTCGTTCATCAACTACACAACAAGCTCAGTTAAAGCGAGTGTAATGAAATAAGCGTTTAATTGTGCagttttgaaattaaatttccttaaattatttatctaaaatatttcacatgtTTGATGCTAATAACCGATATGTCAAAATTGCAATGTTTTTCCGCATCGCGCTTTTTCGGAGTGAATTGTTAATGATAAATCAATAATCTTCGCGCTTGGTCGGATGTAACGTGCACTGTTGTAATCGGCCGGTTGCAACACTTGAGGTCTGTGAAAACCATCGGCATTCGCGCATCCAATGCGTCTCGTCCAAGTGACGTACGACAATGGTAAACTTCCCGGACCGGACCGAACGGTGGCTAATCTCGTCCCGGTACCACCTTCCAACTTCACCGCGCGATCTCGATCGCTCCCCCTCCCCTCGCGATCGGTTGAGCGTGTTGTTTGGGCAGCGACGCAAGCACAACGTCGCCGCAGCCGAGCGCGTCAACCGTTGCGGTCGTTACGAGACCCACTGTCACTTTCGGTCGTGCCGTCGTTCGGATCAGGCTGCGCTGTTTACAGTCGAAAGCTTCTCACCGTAAATTTGCTCAAGTTCCACAGTACCCCCGGGGGTGGTCGCATTTGTTTCTGTGCGTGCCAGTTGATCGATTGTGGTCAATGTGACCGACGAAGATAACCCACCCATATGTAGTGCAGTGCAACGTTTGTCACCCAATTATTACGAGCTGTGCTTTTCGCAAACGTTTAAAGTTAGCCCAACCCTCCCCCCGGTACCTTTTCGGCGATCGAACGTGTTTGGGAAAACTTTTACCCAAAAGCGCACCGTTTTCGTAACGATTCGTAGTGAAAAGAGAGTGAAGTTGTGAAGTTCGGTGTGTGCAGTTGTGCAGTTTAGTGTTCACACTCGGCGTGGCGATCATTTGAAAAGTGTACGGATACTCGGTGGAATCTAGCAGCTAACCATGCCATCGCTGACAACGGCACGATTGTTTAAAGGGCTGCTGAGGAAGGAAATAGTAGGTGTTTCATTGAAGTGTGGTGCTGTTAACTGTGTACATATTTTTCAGTTCTTATATAAACAAAGACACGGTTGACATTTTCCCAACTGCGAATTTGGCAAGTGttggagtttgttttgttagaatGTAGCTTGGCTGAAGTAATGCCACGTGTCTGCCGGGTTGTGGAAGAATCTATTTACCACATGTCTACACGAAATATCTCAATCTAAAACTCTCCTCGCACACAAGATTAGAGTTAACCTTCCCCAGGTCAAATATTCGGTATTCATGTCACTTAACGATGATGTAACGATCGTTCGCTGGAAGTGATCACTGCCAATCAATATTAATATCTCAAATCCTAACGAAACATACCATTACCGTTTGCTGCACATTATCGTCCACTCACTTCCCCTGAACAAAGCCGTGGCTTGGCGGCGGTGTGGTCGAAGGAATCGAAAATGTCTTTaccaaaatgtaaacaattgtTTTCGACACTACGGGCACCGATCGATTcagtgggtgggtgggtggggggTTTTGCGTTAGCTCCGCATTAACCCTGGCCCAGTTGGCGTCGGCGGGGTTCCATTAAGGTTCGGGCTGATGTCTATTGGCTTTGGCCCGCCAATTTTACCGTCTGCCATTGGCACACGCCGCTGTTTCGCGCTGGTGTCCGATAACAGCGCCAGGCGGACTGTTGAAATGTAAATTTCGATCTTGGCTGTGTACGTCGAAAAAGGTGTCCGGTCGGGTGATGTTGATTACTTGATGCGATGCGTTGCGTTGTTTACTTCGAGCGTGCTTTTGTTTAGCAGTTTATCCGCTGCATGTTGATATTATTCTGGTAATAGTTACCCGTTTCGCACCGGGAGTAATATTATTCTATTGCTTTTGTATTGGCTtgattttaaatcgatttacAATGTAGGTGGTTGAAAGCGTTTGGTTAAACTTCTTACTAAAACGCTTCTACAGCAATCAAACACTGTCTAAATCGGAagcttttttcattttttttaaagacatTAAATTTTTTTCGAGAAAATGCCAATTATTCAGAAATATTATGACATGCTTTAATACAAAATTGATATCAGTAAACTTGGAAACCTAAACATAATAGTTGAGGGTAACGAAAACTAAGAACTAAAGAGTTCTGAGGACAACTATGTGTATCCAACAGTTATTAGCAATGATCTTTGAGTCTAGTTTTACTGAAAATGATACACACTGCTTTAAACCACCATTACATTGAAccaaaaagtgtgttttcccCCCAACAATCACACCATTTCGTGATTCAACAAGCATACGTAATATTATTCAAGATCACCGGGTGTTTGGTGTCCGGAAATTCGTACGATATGCAAAACTTCACCTCATGGTGCGATATAGAAAAAAGAGCAATAAAACTGTCGCGGCACAAAACCAAGTCAAGGCTAAGGTCATATCGCACGGTGTGTTTTCACCACACGGACACCATTCCTTTGCTATCGTGCCTTCGAAAGCATTGAAGCATTCGGAAGACAATCCGGAAAAGCAAACGTAACTATCACCCGGCAAAGGCCGGTGCCGTGTGTGACCGGATAGATCGCTTCGATAGTCACATGTTGGTGATCCACCGTTGACTCTAGCGGCTAACTTTTGCACTGGACTCTTTCCGTGCGCCACGACACTGGCGGCATTAGACGACAGCATAGTGCATCTTAAGCGAAGCACTACAAGGCTACTAGCAGGCGAAAGAGTTGATTAATTAGTAGCGTCAAACCTTCGGTTTACATTTTCGTGTCGAAGGTCTACGCGAAGATAATTTCGGTGATTAAGCCACTGCTGATATATTCCTTCCGAATGGAAGCTAATTGATTGACAGGGTGCTATGATGGAAGCCTTGAAGCTCAGGATTCGTTTTAAATAACTCCGGTGCCGTCTCAACGTAAAagaaatcgttttttttagtcGAGCGTCATCTTGTCTATGTTTGAAGTAGTTGGTACGCTCAACGCTTAATATTCCACCTATGTTCGCCACTTTGCCAATGACGAATACGCCGTCCACGACCCTGCCCATGCTTGGGCGAACGATGTCGTCACCGCATGTTTGACTGACGGTTATGAAAGCACACCGGTGATTAAtgtattaatatttttgcttCGTCTCAGAACAATCGCTCGGGATGAAATAGAAattttgctttggtttttaacgaatcccaaaaaaggaaacattctTTTCGCGTCTCGAACGAACCAGTGCTGCATTGTTGTGTGCTGAATGTTTAATTCGCGGTATCATTTCTTCTTGCGTACCCCGGGACTCGCTGTGCAAAGAATGGCAGATGCGTCGATATGATTAAACAATTAGATCCGACAAACGTTTGCTTTTCAGGGTGATGCATTGTGTAGACGGGTAATGAGATAATAGAGAGATGCTTGTTAGGGTACGTTCGTACAGAATTGAGGATCGGGTTGGTCTTTTCCAGTTTTCCAACTGTTCAATTAGTCAGTGTTCTACAGTCTACGATCAGCCTACGTTTACTAACAATTTGTGTCTCGATCTTATCCATTTGTCTCACTTAGGAAGGACCGCATTCAACTATCCCCGAGGATGAATTCTTCGACGCGGTCGAAACTGGGCTGGACAAGATCGAGGAAGATCGTCAACTGCGTGTGCGGCTGAAGTATCAATCGCAACAGGTAATGCACAAAAAAGGAGGTTGAGTTAGAAATAGTCGTGACAAGATTTCCCATTCCCTGATCCACCACAGTCGCAGATAAGCAACGTGAGTTCGTTGCACAGCCCGAACGCAGAAGCGGAGGATGAGATACCGCAGCTGTCGGAGGATTTCGGTACCGGTGCACAAGCGAAGAGCCACAACCTTTGGCCAGAAATTGATCGGATCTGCACCGAGCAACTGACGCAAGCGCGGCAAGGTGTCGGTGAGGATGGCAACGGTTGGCAGCTGTTTGCCGACGAGGGCGAGATGAAGATGTACCGGCGCGAGGAGGAGGTGGACGGTATGGTGATCGATCCGCTAAAATCCTGCCACGTGGTAAAGGGTGTTACTGCCCGGGAAATGTGCCATTACTTCTTCGATCCGGCGTACCGGAACGATTGGGAAACGACACTGGAGGATGTGCAGATCGTTGATAACGTTGCACCCGACACGCTCGTCTTTCTGCAGACGTACAAACGCATCTGGCCCGCCAGCCAGCGGGATGCACTGTTTTGGTCGCATATGCGCCGCATCACCGATAACGTGGACACCGGTGCGAACGATGTGTGGATCGTGTGCAATCATTCCAATCAGAACGAAGAGTATCCGGTAAGTGGTTGCTGTGGTATTGGGGGTTTGGGTTGGTAGGTTTGGGCCCGTTACATGCATTAATTGCCACGCTACATGCAAGTGTTAATGTGCGCTGTTCGTGAGTCACATTGCTCGCTTGGTGGgaggttttggtttttgttatcTGGTGCGCGTATCTTGTGCACTCTTCCGTAGagtttttcgattttatctTTGCACATCTGTGTCGTTATATAAAAAGCCTATCATTACCGTGGGATGTGTTACAGTTTGATACAATCTGTTAGTTAAAAgtatctgtttttattttaccttaACGTGACATGATGGTGTGGTAATCACATATCGGTTTTAGGATATTTGGTTCGAAAATTCCTATTACCACGTTGATATCTTCCTTTTGATGACACTAACATGAGCTTATgaatgctttatttttcaGCCCGCAAACCAAGGCAAATGTGTACGAATCTATCTAACGGTGATATTAGTTTGCCAAACCTACCTGCCACCGGGCAAGGACAGCACAACGGCAACGCGAGATGATCTGACCTGCAAAATTACCTACTGTTCCACTGGTAACGAACTTAATTTCCTGATTCTAAAAACTCTCAGCTTATATTAGTAACTAATGTGTTatggcttttcttttcctctcgTCTCCAAACAGTTAATCCTGGCGGCTGGGCCCCAGCGACCGTGCTGCGCGCTATCTATAAGAAAGAATATCCAAAGTTCCTTAAGCGTTTCACCGGATATGTTGTTGACCAATGTAAAGCAAAACCGATCATGTATTAGAATCTTGAGCAGGATAGGCTTGGTTGGTTTATTatgtttatatatattttttgttagaaTTTAAGAGATCTAGATGTTGTTATATATGTATGTGTACTtatgtacacaaaaaaaacacacgcatgcATTATAATTCTTATTTCCTTCGTGCTCGTGTGCTGCGTTAAGGGTACCGGTACAGCTTTACGAGAAGTTTAAGCGGAAAGAGTAAAACTATTTAAGCAACCGCAGGGGAACAGTGCGTAACTTTTAACCCGAAATAATTTCGGATGTAATCTGTTGTAGCCAGGACGGTCTGCGCGGTTGAGCAGGGCAAACGATTGATTTCCCGCATCCGACTGGAATCTGGTCGAAACTGTCGAACATATCTTGAACGCATTGTGTGAGGGTGATAGGTGTCGTGTAGCTTGTAAAACATGACAAGATGGATTTTCCATTAGTGTGCTGTACAGGTGGAagttactactactgctgtgGGAATGGTTGTGAAGGGAACCGGAGCAATGGTACTGCCTGCATACACTTGTTTTCCAGAGTAACACAAAGATTCTCACAATAGCGTTCGGTTTTATTGTGCCTGCTCCACGTTTGCAGCAGAGACAGATAGGAcaaaagcaaagaaacaatagcaagcaagcaaacaaacaaacagacgaACGATAAAAACCGTATATCGCGGAGTTTTGATACTTAGTGAAACATTTCAGCTTGAacgttgaaatatttcacaacttCATCGCAGTACGTTACAAAGCGCGAAAGAGGCAGGGAAACGACCGCAAAGGGAAACCTCGCTGCCTTCGCGCTACATCAGTCCCTTCCAGTGAATTACGGGTgtgtatttgatttttttttgttttgaggaaGGAAAAGGAGACTTTTCGGAAGATCTGGTTCACAGTGGAGCGTACATAAGTGGCGTGTTATTAGCGTTAACGTTTGAGCTATCGGTGCAACCTTTCTATTTCTTCTAATAcatcttttcttttccccttCCTGTTACTGACCGTTAGAAGTGAAGAAGCAAACCTGTGAGCATTGTTAGATAATGtgcaatggaaaagaaaaatatatattgaAAAATTTAACTAACACATGATACAGTCACGGTTCCATTTTCCGGtagggaaagaaaacacattaaaacgtTCTTCTTATTCATCATGTCATTTAAATCGTGCTTTATTTGATCATTTTCCTCTGCAGACTGATATTCGTTCTATTGTTTCTTTGTAGTTTCGTTTTACGTTCCGACATGCATCCATTTAAAATCGATTCCTTAAATTGTTTCCCTCCGCTCTGCGCTCAAAATGCCACGAAGTTTAGCTTTCGTTTGTTCGGTTGTGGTGTATTTTCGATTCGTTCAATAGTTTCGACTGCGATCGTTTTTTTCTATGCGTTTAATTTACATAATGATTTGTTTAATCATTGCAAAAGATGTACATGAAagatgtttcttttctttttcgtttgcccATTTCAAATAACATAGCATGGTTCGTAGATGTATTGTGATGATCGCAAGCAGTTCCGCCGGAAGGGGCTAATGGTACGTTGTCATTTGGCTATATGATGATGTGTCATGTAAATGACAGGGGAAAAACCAATGGCATTCTTTTAatatgttcgtttttttagtgttttttttttcttttggttagTTTGCAATATTGTAGTTCGGTGTAGAAGAGTCTCTCGCTGAGGTTGGCAATCTGTTTATTGTTATGTTTGCGTTTTCTGTGTTGCGTAATGTTAATGGAACCAAATCCTTCCAAAGAGCTAATCGCAGACTTGAAAGTCGATCTCATAGTGCCCTTTGCTGTTCCTGCTTCGAGCGTTCCCCAGcgttttatgtttcgtttctcACCTTTCGTtctataaatatatttatatacaaaTATAACATGTATCTTATCGTATCGATCGAttaaaaacggaaaatgtttAGCAACTTAACGAACAGATCATTCAAAACAGTCGTTCCGTTTTATATGTTTTACGCGCTACACACCTGGAATGGGTTCATTCGATATTGTCTCATTGTTGTCATTTACTTTGTTTAGCCTAGTTTTGCATACACCAACCGACATATGTTGCGTAGCCGTTTTGCTGCTAACTTTATCTACTAACTGTctgtgtctctctctctcgggtCGATCACCGCAAACATGACAAAACACTTACTGGCTAGTGGGTTTGATCCCGCACATATACGCTAGGCTTTCGGTTGTCTGCTTTTGGAGTTTGCATTTGTTGTATTAGTTATATGTCTTGGGTTGGTTGGAGTTAGAGGTtcaatattatttatgtttacttCATGAAACTACAGCACCCGCTGTGTAGCGCCATTGGTACTTTGCTGGTTGGTTTTTGGAAGCAAAAAGGAAGCTATCCGGATACGAAGGAACAGTAGGAAAGGGACGAGAAATAGTAACaaaattgtaatattttactGGAATTTCAGTTCATCTCATACGCTCATCTCGGGATATGTTAGTTTCGGAGTAGTGGGTTTGTGCGGTGTATCTTCTTGAGTACAGGTTTAGTGTTGTAGTTGGCTTATTAATGGTTTATGTTGTCCGTTGTCAGTTCGAGAGAATTCATTCTTGAAGTGAATATGAAGATGTTATTTATACATGTTAAGAAGCTTcgtcaaagaaaaaaatgaagtgATTTGGAGATGTGAGGATTCAAAACCAGACAAGAAACTAATTGTTTTCTATGCTagagcgaaaacaaaactgttcaGAAACAGCTGAGAATGCTTAGAGCTCGATTTAAGCTATGAAATGCCCTACCATATTTCCTCCTTATTCGATTGTTGGCAGggaaaaagaagcgaaaactTGATAATTGCCCATGTGCAACAAGTCAGCTGTCATGTGTTTGTGGTACAAGGCACTGCTAAACTGGTAGATACGAAAATCAATTTAACCAAAGCTACTTTGACGCCATTTGTGATAACGCAAACGGGAAGCAACCAAGTCTTTCATGTATCGTGCTCTTGTTCGCTTGTTTCGCTGTGTTGTATTTcgtgcatttgtttttgtaaatGTTAGATCCAATATGTACAATGAACATGATACAAAAGGTCAGTTATGATTACAGGctaaaagtaaagaaaaaacaaacaaacattaagcCATTGTAATACAGAGACAGATTCTCTTATTCATCATTACCGTGAGGGTTTAGTTTAAAACTTAAGCTAAACTTTACAAAGTAATTCCATCCCCGTTTCTTCAtagtttgtttgaaaacatgtGCACATGGTTTGGTTTATGGGCGTGTAATCTTTTCTTGCCAAGAATCCTATTTAATTTCCAATTCATAACGAGTGCTTTTCATAACAAGCGTGACCCATATCCGGTCACCTTATATATGGGCATTATATTAAGGAAGATTTTGGCCGAAGCGTTCAAACGTAACGCGTAACGTGGCGCGTTGAGAAACCCTGTAAAAGTGTTCGATCGATAACTAACGCGCTACTAGAGTTAATAGTTGCGGTACGCAGAAAATGTAACTTACGGAGTCGTTTGGTTCAGTACTTAGAAGCGAGAAATAGGGAACGCATTGCGTAGTAAACTATTGGACGAGTTTCACAAACGTAACAATGATCCAATGAAGTGTGGACAATGATCCAATCGGTGAAAGAGTTTGTTAAAAAGGACGTCCGGCATTCCTTTCATTAGTGTGCCTAACTCTTTGAGAGTtaaatgcgtgtgtgtttgtatgatCGGTTTTAAGTTCTAATCAATTTGTTCTGCgcatttttgtttatcattctTCCAACAATACTATCTAGTTTGGGGATTTTCCTATATACGTATGTCATTTGTTCATACACGGTGTTTGCTccatgtttttgctttttcctatcatatttcgtttggcTGTTTAGTTTTACTTTGTGCTAGACTGGTCTCATCGGTTAGTCTCTCATTTACTAACAATTATACTATCGGTTTGGAATCGTTTTTCGTCGGTGTGTGTGCTTCTTGCGCGAGTGTGTGTATTCGCCTTCTTTCACTGTTCAATATTCAATTCTCGTACTCTGTAGGTTTGCTGTTTTGACTTGGTTTAGGACTATTTACGTTTAGTGGCAAAgcaaaatgaatttttaatgatGCATGGTTGATTAACGGCTTGCTCTGAGGTGTGTATGTCTGTGTGTTTACGTACCTTACGCGCAGAGGTTAGTTAAtatgctataaaaatatacGTATAAAACACTCATTTTCCAAGGTTGGCTGGTGATCAAAACGTTGTTCATTttggcattttttgtttgtttgttcgggaAGGTAACAGTAGGTCTCAGGGATGTGTGTTGATGATGTAGTTCAGCTAGGTTTAGTCCGAGCGTGTTGCTTACGCTAATGCGAACAATGATGTGCACACGTGGCGCAATCGTGTTTTTTGGGGGTTGGTGACCGACTGTAGATGGAAGATGTGCGCGGGCTAGGATGTTCGTCGTTCGTTCGTTGTACACGCGGCAATATGACGCTTGGCCGGCTTTTACACATTGATCTGAAATGCTTCCCGTTGCAGCTTCTGATTGGCGCGCGGTCGGGGCGAATGGTTGCTCGACTTTTTGCCCACCACATTGCTGCCGATCTCCGTCGCACTGCCCAAGCTGGATGGGTTAACGGACGATACGGCCAGCGTTGCGTCGCGGCCGAGCAAGTCCGAAAACCGGGCCGGCGGTGTTATATGATCGGAATAGTTAGGATAGTTCGATATACTGCGTAGACGAAGAAGGAATAAAAATGGCAGAAAGTGAAGATAATGGCAACGGCAATATGGCCAAATTGATCGCCGTAGGACGAATAACAGCTTACCTGAAAGTAGTTTCTTCGTTGTGGCTAGAGTACCCGCTAGAGCTACGCACGTGCCGCTTCGGTAGGTTTTGCGACTGTGCTTTGGCAGACTTTCTCGGTGGATAGGGTGGTTTAGATTTCCTCGATATGCTCGAGGGAGAATTTTCGGAAGATGAAGACGTTTCGTCTTGCGTGTCTGTGCaggatagattttttttataaaagaaataaagaaaaacagagaaaaataCGAAACCATAAAGTAAGAAACGAatgcaaataaacaacaatttgTAGTATAAAGTTGATGcaaaaagcaatcaaacaaTAAGAGGTAAagtaaaccaaacaaacggtAAATGAAACATACCAATACAAACCAAACGGTATagatacaaacaaacataaacaattaaacaaagcCAATGTAAATCATAATTTAGTGATGAAAAAAGATACACAAGATACACAGATGAAAAGAGaaacacagagagagagagagagagagagagagagagagagagagagagagagagagagagaaagagagagaaagagcgtgtttgtgtgagtgatAAAGCGAAAATGAAGCATTTGCGCGTGGATATTATTTCATATTTCTATAtatataacaaacaaataataatacagTTAGCAGAATTTTGAAACCATCTTCAACATTGTGTTGCTCATTGTTGGTTGAATCAAGAGGGCATTCCTTACAATGCGTCACGTTCAACAACAATCGAAAACACAGCGCGATTTTCGGCCAGTTTGCCAATGTTACGGAGCACCATTGCTGGAAATTAAAACACGCGTGTAAATTTGGAACCGGCCAGGCCAGGTGGGAAAGAGGGGAAGAGGGGAAGGTGGAAAACTGATAATCAATAGAACGAACAGAAACGTGTGAAACGGAACACGCGCTTTGCATACGTACCACGATGGTGACGGTAGTTGGACTGATTGGAGCGCGAGGCAATATCGTTGTCAGATTCGGAACCGAGTGTATCATATTCTGTAATCGGTATATGAAGTGTTAGTATCTTCCTAACTTCGGAATCTGTGGATCCGGGATTGTCTGATTCTATAAATTGATTTATATCTAGAAATGGTCGGCTTTATGGAGCAAGACAGCGAGCAAACATCAAACGGTTATCGGTGCGAGCGTACTCACCTATTGGTTCCGAGGTGGCCGGATCTCGGAGCCGAGATCC
Protein-coding sequences here:
- the LOC128302375 gene encoding ceramide transfer protein translates to MADEYYGQNNSNSDDSEVELNLSSPELKGYLSKWTNYIHGWQPRFIVLKDGTLSYYKSEQDSDFGCRGAISLQKATIKSHEFDECRFDVAIGQNVWYLRAETQEDKGNWIEVLQSYKTDIPETISLRRHGSTISLQSNTLSTASGSSLKRVSRGLREKLHEIETFRDILYGQIDTLQRYFDALHAKNEDQPPLDLGDGLKPIDFRGEAITFRETTAGVIITLQHCLDIISQKEESFKKKLDKEQERRRKAEELYRACRDELSKNRNSVIPGPDLEEGPHSTIPEDEFFDAVETGLDKIEEDRQLRVRLKYQSQQSQISNVSSLHSPNAEAEDEIPQLSEDFGTGAQAKSHNLWPEIDRICTEQLTQARQGVGEDGNGWQLFADEGEMKMYRREEEVDGMVIDPLKSCHVVKGVTAREMCHYFFDPAYRNDWETTLEDVQIVDNVAPDTLVFLQTYKRIWPASQRDALFWSHMRRITDNVDTGANDVWIVCNHSNQNEEYPPANQGKCVRIYLTVILVCQTYLPPGKDSTTATRDDLTCKITYCSTVNPGGWAPATVLRAIYKKEYPKFLKRFTGYVVDQCKAKPIMY